A genomic stretch from Cellulomonas sp. KRMCY2 includes:
- a CDS encoding sorbosone dehydrogenase family protein — translation MVEGSSTRWGRTARRMVGRGGLVIALVLTASCTAAEPQPASATSSSSPASAPSSPPPPVAPEPSAPPFPAGPELPAATATPQDVVTGLVTPWALAFLPGGAVLVTLRDPGQVLLLTDAGAAPLTGPGAEALAATTRHGGEGGLLGVAVADDVAQTGLVYLYRTTDQGNEVVRTVLDAVTGTLGELVPVLQGIPAAGNHNGGRIAFGPDGQLYVGTGDAGTPDAAQDPGSLAGKILRVTPEGAPAPGNPTPGSPVWSLGHRNVQGLGWDPDGRMLASELGQNTYDELNVIEPGNNYGWPVVEGRGGVAGMVDPVVTWSTDVASPSGIAVTDAGVYVAALRGQRLWAVGLLPDSFADPVDAQVGELGRLRDVHLGPDGALWILTQNTDGRGSPRDGDDRLVRIELP, via the coding sequence ATGGTCGAGGGTTCATCGACGAGGTGGGGCCGGACGGCCCGCCGGATGGTCGGCCGCGGTGGCCTGGTGATCGCGCTCGTCCTGACGGCGTCGTGCACCGCGGCTGAGCCGCAGCCCGCGTCCGCGACGTCGTCGTCGTCGCCGGCGTCCGCCCCGAGCAGCCCCCCGCCCCCGGTCGCGCCGGAGCCGTCAGCACCCCCGTTCCCTGCCGGACCGGAGCTCCCCGCAGCGACCGCGACGCCCCAGGACGTCGTGACCGGCCTGGTCACACCGTGGGCCCTGGCGTTCCTGCCCGGCGGCGCTGTCCTGGTCACCCTGCGGGATCCCGGGCAGGTGCTGCTGCTCACGGATGCCGGAGCCGCCCCGCTCACCGGCCCGGGCGCCGAGGCGCTCGCCGCCACGACCCGCCACGGCGGGGAGGGCGGCCTGCTCGGCGTCGCCGTCGCGGACGACGTCGCGCAGACCGGCCTGGTCTACCTCTACCGCACGACGGACCAGGGCAACGAGGTGGTCCGCACCGTCCTCGACGCCGTGACGGGCACGCTGGGCGAGCTGGTTCCCGTTCTGCAGGGGATCCCCGCGGCGGGCAACCACAACGGCGGGCGGATCGCCTTCGGACCCGACGGGCAGCTCTACGTCGGCACCGGCGACGCCGGGACCCCTGACGCCGCACAAGACCCCGGATCGCTCGCCGGGAAGATCCTGCGGGTCACGCCCGAGGGTGCGCCGGCGCCCGGCAACCCGACCCCCGGCAGCCCGGTGTGGAGCCTCGGCCATCGCAACGTCCAGGGCCTGGGCTGGGACCCGGACGGCCGGATGCTGGCGAGCGAGCTCGGCCAGAACACCTACGACGAGCTCAATGTGATCGAGCCGGGCAACAACTACGGCTGGCCGGTGGTCGAGGGCCGCGGTGGCGTGGCGGGGATGGTCGACCCGGTCGTCACCTGGTCGACGGATGTCGCCTCACCGAGCGGGATCGCGGTGACCGACGCCGGGGTGTACGTCGCCGCACTGCGCGGTCAGCGCCTGTGGGCCGTGGGTCTCCTGCCGGACAGCTTCGCCGATCCGGTGGACGCGCAGGTCGGTGAGCTCGGCCGGTTGCGGGACGTCCACCTCGGCCCGGACGGAGCCCTGTGGATCCTGACCCAGAACACCGACGGGCGCGGGTCGCCGCGCGACGGGGACGACCGTCTGGTGCGGATCGAGCTGCCCTGA
- the rsmI gene encoding 16S rRNA (cytidine(1402)-2'-O)-methyltransferase, whose protein sequence is MSTGRIVLAATPIGNTEDASPRLRHLLATADVVAAEDTRRLGGLLQRLGVRTTGRVVSHHEHNEAARVADLLEVVRAGGTVLVVSDAGMPTVSDPGFLLVRAAVEAGLPVTTAPGPSAVLAALAVSGLATDRFCFEGFPPRKAGERATVFADLARERRTMVFFEAPHRLAATLAAMARAFGADRPAAVCRELTKTYEEVVRGGLDELATWASGEVRGEIAIVVAGAPGKEASMPDLVVEVLARADSGERLKDAVTAVAEATGVAKRELYAAALAARRP, encoded by the coding sequence ATGAGCACCGGGCGGATCGTCCTGGCGGCCACGCCGATCGGCAACACCGAGGACGCCTCGCCGCGGCTGCGTCACCTGCTGGCGACGGCCGACGTCGTCGCTGCGGAGGACACCCGTCGGCTGGGCGGTCTCCTCCAGCGCCTGGGTGTCCGCACGACCGGCCGGGTCGTGAGCCACCACGAGCACAACGAGGCCGCGCGGGTGGCCGACCTGCTCGAGGTCGTGCGGGCCGGGGGCACCGTCCTGGTCGTGTCGGACGCCGGCATGCCCACGGTCTCCGACCCGGGCTTCCTGCTGGTCAGGGCGGCTGTCGAGGCCGGGCTGCCGGTGACCACGGCGCCCGGGCCCAGCGCCGTGCTCGCCGCGCTCGCCGTCTCGGGGCTGGCCACCGACAGGTTCTGCTTCGAGGGCTTCCCGCCCCGCAAGGCCGGCGAGCGGGCGACGGTCTTCGCCGACCTCGCGCGGGAGCGTCGCACGATGGTCTTCTTCGAGGCGCCGCACCGGCTCGCGGCGACGCTGGCGGCGATGGCCCGTGCCTTCGGCGCGGACCGCCCGGCCGCCGTCTGCCGTGAGCTGACCAAGACCTACGAAGAGGTCGTGCGGGGCGGGCTCGACGAGCTCGCCACCTGGGCGTCGGGCGAGGTCCGCGGTGAGATCGCGATCGTCGTGGCCGGTGCACCCGGGAAGGAGGCGAGCATGCCCGACCTGGTCGTGGAGGTGCTCGCCCGCGCAGACTCCGGGGAGCGGCTCAAGGATGCGGTCACGGCCGTCGCCGAGGCGACCGGGGTCGCCAAGCGTGAGCTCTACGCGGCGGCGCTCGCCGCCCGCAGACCCTGA
- a CDS encoding isochorismatase family protein: MSEQIQPSGGPRRALLVVDVQPTFCEGGALPVAGGTAVAYAIADFAATHRSRYQLVVTTQDWHEDPGPHFATPPAEPDFVDTWPPHGVAGTAEAELHPALNDLFPDACVKKGRHEAAYSGFEGVDDAGRDLATILARGRIEAVDVVGIAESHCVKATTLDALRAGFTVRVLTDLTVPVTAEQGAAARAEMAAAGAELATAESV, from the coding sequence ATGAGTGAGCAGATCCAGCCGTCCGGTGGCCCGCGTCGGGCCCTGCTGGTGGTGGACGTGCAGCCGACCTTCTGCGAGGGCGGCGCGCTGCCCGTCGCTGGCGGGACTGCGGTTGCCTACGCCATCGCCGACTTCGCTGCGACCCACCGGAGCCGCTACCAGCTCGTGGTCACGACGCAGGACTGGCACGAGGACCCTGGTCCGCACTTCGCCACGCCCCCTGCCGAGCCGGACTTCGTCGACACCTGGCCGCCGCACGGCGTCGCGGGAACCGCCGAGGCCGAGCTGCACCCTGCCCTGAACGACCTGTTCCCGGACGCGTGCGTCAAGAAGGGTCGGCACGAGGCCGCGTACTCGGGCTTCGAGGGGGTGGACGACGCGGGGCGGGACCTGGCGACGATCCTCGCGCGAGGCCGGATCGAGGCCGTCGACGTCGTGGGCATCGCCGAGTCGCACTGCGTCAAGGCCACGACCCTCGATGCGCTGCGGGCCGGGTTCACGGTGCGCGTGCTGACGGACCTGACCGTCCCGGTCACGGCTGAGCAGGGCGCTGCGGCGCGGGCCGAGATGGCCGCGGCCGGCGCCGAGCTGGCCACCGCAGAGTCCGTCTGA
- a CDS encoding ABC transporter ATP-binding protein has translation MTGTPLEDTYQAERPLRTLVRLYSGQRWRLGLAAVAFAVKHSPVWVMPVLTADVIDIVVEHRPLRELWTVGALMGLFIAQNLPLATLYIRQLSVAIRTVETGLRMALCRRLQELSIGYHRRVSAGVLQAKIVRDVENVVESTRQTFDTGMAAVTTLIGALVLTAVRVPEFLPVFALTVPAAAALVAAMRRRIQAHNAVFRTEVERMSARVSEMTHLIPITRAHALERIELDRVDATLVGVREAGIRLDVVNGRFGALAWITFQLLSVGCLVGAAWVAWTGTFAVSAGDVVMLSSYFVTLTGAVTALMTLAPAVSKGLESIRSMGEVLSEPDIESNAGKTAVPSVAGAIEFDHVTFAYADAPTEPAIADLTLHVTPGETIALIGPSGSGKSTLLNMVIGFLAPQAGHVRLDGRDLAGIDLRTYRRFLAVVPQESLLFEGTVRDNVTYGNAELSDETVRRALRDANAQEFVEQMGGLDAMIGERGARLSGGQRQRLAIARALVRDPRVLVLDEATSALDTASERLVQEALARLMRGRTTFVVAHRLSTIRGAHRIAVMRSGRIEEIGSHAELMAGGGSYAELQRLSGLVR, from the coding sequence GTGACGGGCACACCGCTGGAGGACACCTACCAGGCCGAGCGACCGCTGCGCACCCTTGTGCGGCTGTACTCCGGGCAGCGCTGGCGGCTCGGTCTCGCCGCCGTCGCGTTCGCGGTCAAGCACTCGCCGGTCTGGGTCATGCCGGTGCTCACGGCCGACGTGATCGACATCGTCGTCGAGCACCGGCCGCTACGGGAGCTGTGGACCGTCGGTGCGCTGATGGGCCTGTTCATCGCGCAGAACCTGCCCCTCGCGACGCTCTACATCCGCCAGCTCAGCGTGGCGATCCGGACGGTCGAGACGGGCCTTCGGATGGCCCTGTGCCGTCGGCTCCAGGAGCTGTCGATCGGCTACCACCGGCGGGTCAGCGCCGGCGTCCTGCAGGCGAAGATCGTGCGCGACGTCGAGAACGTGGTCGAGAGCACCCGGCAGACCTTCGACACCGGGATGGCAGCCGTGACGACGCTCATCGGCGCCCTGGTCCTGACCGCGGTCCGGGTCCCGGAGTTCCTGCCGGTGTTCGCCCTGACCGTCCCGGCGGCGGCGGCGCTCGTCGCCGCGATGCGCCGGCGCATCCAGGCCCACAACGCGGTCTTCCGGACCGAGGTCGAGCGGATGTCGGCGCGGGTCAGCGAGATGACGCACCTGATCCCGATCACTCGGGCGCACGCCCTCGAACGCATCGAGCTGGACCGGGTCGACGCGACGCTCGTCGGCGTCCGCGAGGCCGGGATCCGGCTCGACGTCGTCAACGGACGGTTCGGCGCGCTGGCCTGGATCACCTTTCAGCTCCTCTCCGTCGGCTGCCTCGTCGGTGCCGCCTGGGTCGCCTGGACCGGGACGTTCGCGGTCTCCGCAGGCGACGTCGTGATGCTCTCGAGCTACTTCGTGACCCTGACCGGAGCGGTCACCGCGCTGATGACCCTAGCGCCTGCCGTCAGCAAGGGGCTCGAGTCGATCCGGTCGATGGGCGAGGTGCTCAGTGAGCCCGACATCGAGTCCAACGCGGGCAAGACGGCGGTCCCGTCGGTCGCCGGCGCGATCGAGTTCGACCACGTGACCTTCGCCTACGCCGATGCGCCGACCGAGCCGGCCATCGCGGACCTGACCCTGCACGTGACGCCGGGGGAGACGATCGCGCTCATCGGCCCGTCCGGGTCGGGCAAGTCCACCCTGCTCAACATGGTCATCGGCTTCCTTGCGCCACAGGCGGGGCACGTGCGCCTCGACGGGCGGGACCTGGCCGGGATCGACCTGCGCACCTACCGTCGTTTCCTCGCCGTCGTGCCGCAGGAGTCGCTGCTCTTCGAGGGCACGGTGCGTGACAACGTGACCTACGGCAACGCCGAGCTGTCCGACGAGACCGTCCGGCGGGCACTGCGCGACGCCAACGCGCAGGAGTTCGTCGAGCAGATGGGCGGGCTCGACGCGATGATCGGCGAGCGCGGCGCGCGGCTCTCGGGTGGCCAGCGCCAGCGGCTCGCGATCGCCCGGGCCCTGGTCCGTGACCCCCGGGTCCTGGTGCTCGACGAGGCGACGTCGGCCCTGGACACCGCATCGGAGCGCCTCGTCCAGGAGGCGCTCGCGCGCCTGATGCGGGGCCGGACGACGTTCGTCGTCGCGCACCGGCTGTCGACGATCCGCGGCGCGCACCGGATCGCGGTGATGCGTTCCGGCCGCATCGAGGAGATCGGGTCGCACGCCGAGCTCATGGCGGGAGGCGGCAGCTACGCCGAGCTGCAGCGCCTGAGCGGTCTGGTTCGCTGA
- a CDS encoding phospholipid carrier-dependent glycosyltransferase — MTRVTTIAADRRRGTPARTRLAGWLGALGVTGLAAALRLPGLDRIPTLVFDETYYVKDAWTLLRLGYEAAWGDDPNPAFEAGDVDGYSDRASYVVHPPVGKHLVGLGMRLLGAQDPVGWRLGAALAGIVSVLLLTRIARRLFASTSLGLVAGLLLAVDGSAIVHSRTSLLDGFLMMFVLAAFGALLIDRDRARQRMLGSTAPPRAPGRWGPGLGLRPWRLAAGVLLGLAVGTKWSGLWFLAAFGLLTVGWDASTRYRAGVRRWWQAALLRDAGPAFVSLVPVAALTYLASWFSWFRSPDAYDRSWAQAHPGQGVTWLPDALRSLVRFHQEMWDFHTGLTDDHSYASHPITWIVQWRPTAFFYVSPEPAQQICGADRCSQTVTSLGNPVLWLLAAFAVLACLWWAVRRRDGVAAAVLTGIAAGWLPWFAFPQRTIFAFYAVAFLPWLVLAVTWSGARLLAWGDADEARRRIVRTVVVVVAVAVLATSWYFYPLWTGQVTTFRTWQLHQWLPSWV; from the coding sequence ATGACCCGCGTGACGACCATCGCGGCGGACCGGCGCCGAGGCACACCTGCCCGTACCCGTCTGGCCGGCTGGCTCGGGGCGCTCGGGGTGACCGGCCTTGCCGCGGCGCTGCGGCTGCCCGGACTCGACCGGATCCCCACGCTGGTCTTCGACGAGACGTACTACGTGAAGGACGCCTGGACGCTGCTGCGCCTCGGCTACGAGGCTGCCTGGGGCGACGACCCCAACCCGGCCTTCGAGGCCGGCGACGTCGACGGCTACTCCGATCGGGCGAGCTACGTGGTCCACCCGCCCGTCGGCAAGCACCTGGTCGGGCTCGGGATGCGGCTGCTCGGCGCCCAGGACCCGGTGGGCTGGCGGCTCGGCGCGGCGCTGGCCGGGATCGTGTCGGTGCTGCTGCTGACCCGGATCGCACGCCGCCTGTTCGCCTCGACCTCGCTCGGCCTGGTCGCCGGCCTGCTGCTCGCCGTCGACGGCTCAGCCATCGTGCACTCCCGCACCTCACTGCTCGACGGCTTCCTGATGATGTTCGTCCTGGCGGCCTTCGGGGCGCTGCTCATCGACCGCGACCGGGCCAGGCAGCGGATGCTCGGGTCCACCGCCCCACCACGCGCCCCGGGGCGCTGGGGACCCGGCCTCGGGCTGCGGCCGTGGCGACTCGCCGCCGGCGTGCTGCTCGGCCTGGCGGTGGGTACCAAGTGGTCCGGGCTGTGGTTCCTGGCAGCGTTCGGTCTGCTCACCGTCGGCTGGGACGCCTCGACCCGCTACCGGGCCGGGGTGCGCCGCTGGTGGCAGGCGGCGCTGCTCCGCGACGCCGGGCCGGCCTTCGTCAGCCTGGTGCCGGTCGCCGCGCTGACCTACCTGGCCAGCTGGTTCTCCTGGTTCCGCTCACCGGACGCCTACGACCGCAGCTGGGCGCAGGCCCATCCCGGGCAGGGCGTCACCTGGCTGCCCGACGCGCTGCGATCGCTCGTGCGGTTCCACCAGGAGATGTGGGACTTCCACACGGGCCTCACCGACGACCACTCCTACGCCTCGCACCCGATCACCTGGATCGTGCAGTGGCGTCCGACGGCGTTCTTCTACGTCTCACCCGAGCCGGCTCAGCAGATCTGCGGCGCCGACCGCTGCTCGCAGACCGTCACCTCGCTCGGCAACCCCGTGCTGTGGCTGCTCGCGGCGTTCGCCGTCCTGGCCTGCCTCTGGTGGGCGGTCCGCCGGCGCGACGGCGTCGCAGCGGCGGTGCTCACCGGGATCGCGGCCGGCTGGCTGCCGTGGTTCGCGTTCCCGCAACGCACGATCTTCGCGTTCTACGCTGTCGCGTTCCTGCCCTGGCTGGTGCTGGCCGTCACCTGGTCGGGCGCGCGGCTGCTCGCCTGGGGTGACGCGGACGAGGCACGCCGCCGCATCGTCCGGACGGTCGTCGTCGTCGTGGCCGTGGCCGTGCTCGCGACGTCCTGGTACTTCTACCCGCTGTGGACCGGCCAGGTCACGACGTTCCGCACCTGGCAGCTGCACCAGTGGCTGCCGAGCTGGGTCTGA